From one Bacteroidota bacterium genomic stretch:
- a CDS encoding class II aldolase/adducin family protein, which yields MNTHDDGYVKYKMNWLETTEPLVLPEGLLTYRNKLVELGLIGVYPYQIGFGNISSRVSGNVFIISGTQTGQIKIANDMHFSQVNIVDRKTNSLYCAGPVAASSEAMTHAAIYAADAEINAVIHVHHLALWEKLKNIEATIPEDIAYGTVEMAAAMENMVGEILTQQAQKLIITAGHAEGIFTFGENLDVAYNTLMQYYAALI from the coding sequence ATGAATACCCACGACGATGGCTATGTAAAATATAAAATGAATTGGCTCGAAACAACTGAGCCACTTGTATTACCTGAAGGATTACTTACTTACCGCAATAAATTAGTTGAACTAGGTTTAATAGGTGTTTATCCTTATCAAATTGGGTTTGGCAATATCAGCAGTCGGGTGTCAGGTAACGTTTTCATCATATCCGGAACGCAAACCGGCCAAATTAAAATTGCTAATGATATGCATTTTAGTCAGGTGAATATTGTTGATCGTAAAACAAATTCCTTGTATTGTGCAGGTCCCGTTGCTGCCTCATCAGAGGCTATGACACATGCGGCAATTTATGCTGCAGATGCCGAAATTAATGCAGTAATTCATGTGCATCATCTTGCCCTTTGGGAAAAACTCAAAAATATTGAAGCTACTATACCTGAAGATATTGCCTACGGAACAGTAGAAATGGCAGCAGCAATGGAAAATATGGTTGGTGAAATTTTAACGCAACAGGCGCAAAAACTTATCATTACAGCAGGGCATGCAGAAGGTATTTTTACGTTTGGTGAAAATTTAGATGTTGCTTATAATACCTTAATGCAATATTATGCAGCGTTAATTTAA
- a CDS encoding dihydroneopterin aldolase — protein sequence MAKIILEGMLFKSYIGVHDFEQAHGNRFEVLLEVDSNAITSKNDSINATIDYSKLYRICADVMQERHHIIETAAEHIIDHVRNLIGADGSILVRICKINPPLGGDVKKVCIEIKNAGNENIN from the coding sequence ATGGCAAAAATTATTTTGGAGGGGATGTTATTTAAGAGTTATATCGGGGTTCACGATTTTGAACAGGCACATGGTAATCGTTTTGAAGTGTTGCTGGAGGTAGATAGTAATGCAATAACGAGCAAAAATGATAGTATTAACGCTACCATTGATTACAGTAAACTATACCGAATTTGTGCTGATGTAATGCAGGAGCGCCATCATATTATTGAAACAGCTGCAGAACATATTATTGACCACGTAAGAAATTTAATTGGTGCTGATGGAAGCATTTTAGTCCGCATTTGTAAAATCAATCCTCCCCTTGGTGGCGATGTAAAAAAGGTTTGTATAGAAATAAAAAATGCCGGGAACGAAAATATAAATTAG
- the tgt gene encoding tRNA guanosine(34) transglycosylase Tgt, protein MFFQLTTTDSGSKARAGVIQTDHGSIETPIFMPVGTIGTVKGVHFKELKEDISAQIILGNTYHLYLRPGTETIVQAGGLHKFNTWQGPILTDSGGFQVHSLAQIRKIKEEGVTFQSHIDGSKHTFTPENVMDIQRKIGADIIMAFDECTPYPCEFDYAKKSMELTHRWLKRCVEQFNNTQPIYDYRQFLFPIVQGSVYNDLRKQSAEVIAGMGLEGNAIGGLSVGEPHEEMYAMTETVCGILPENKPRYLMGVGTPANILECISLGIDMFDCVMPTRNGRNGMLFTAEGIINIKNKKWESDFSPIDADSPAETSRLHSKAFLRHLFASGERLGPQIASIHNLSFYLWLVKEARKQIIAGNFTGWKKTMIKKVATRL, encoded by the coding sequence GTGTTTTTTCAGTTAACAACAACAGATTCAGGCTCAAAAGCCCGTGCCGGTGTAATTCAAACCGATCACGGCTCGATTGAAACGCCCATTTTTATGCCGGTAGGCACCATTGGCACCGTTAAAGGTGTTCATTTTAAGGAGCTCAAAGAAGATATTTCAGCCCAAATTATATTAGGTAACACCTATCATTTGTATTTGCGCCCCGGAACAGAAACAATTGTTCAGGCAGGGGGATTACATAAATTTAATACCTGGCAGGGGCCAATTTTGACTGATAGTGGTGGATTTCAGGTGCATTCATTAGCACAAATCCGTAAAATAAAAGAAGAAGGTGTCACCTTTCAATCGCATATTGACGGGTCGAAACATACATTTACGCCTGAAAATGTGATGGATATTCAACGCAAAATCGGTGCTGATATAATTATGGCTTTTGATGAGTGCACCCCCTACCCTTGTGAATTTGATTATGCAAAAAAAAGTATGGAGCTCACACATCGCTGGTTAAAAAGATGTGTGGAGCAATTTAATAATACCCAACCAATTTATGATTATCGCCAATTTTTATTTCCAATTGTACAAGGCTCAGTGTATAACGATTTAAGGAAACAAAGTGCGGAAGTAATTGCCGGAATGGGTTTGGAAGGTAATGCCATTGGTGGTTTAAGTGTTGGTGAGCCGCATGAAGAGATGTATGCCATGACAGAAACGGTTTGTGGTATTTTGCCGGAAAACAAACCCCGCTATTTAATGGGTGTCGGCACCCCTGCAAATATTCTGGAATGTATTTCGTTAGGTATCGATATGTTCGACTGTGTGATGCCAACGCGTAATGGAAGAAATGGCATGTTGTTTACTGCTGAAGGGATTATAAATATCAAAAACAAAAAATGGGAATCCGATTTTAGTCCGATTGATGCTGACAGTCCGGCTGAAACCAGCCGATTACACAGTAAAGCGTTTTTACGTCACTTGTTTGCGAGTGGTGAGCGACTTGGCCCGCAAATTGCCAGTATTCACAATTTGAGTTTTTATTTGTGGCTGGTGAAGGAAGCAAGAAAACAAATTATTGCAGGCAATTTTACCGGTTGGAAAAAAACCATGATTAAAAAAGTAGCAACACGATTGTGA
- a CDS encoding acyl-CoA dehydrogenase family protein, translated as MPNDLFEGVDYFQLDDLLTTEHKLIRDTVRQFVKQEISPIIEEYAQKAETPKHLIKGLAEIGAFGPTIPVEYGGGGLDNIAYGLIMQEIERGDSGIRSLVSVQGSLVMYPIYTFGSEAQRKKYLPKLGSGEMIGCFGLTEPDHGSDPGSMITNIKDKGDHYLLNGAKMWISNSPFADIAVVWAKDEEGKIRGLIVERGMEGFTTPETHGKWSLRASATGELVFDNVKVPKENIFPEIKGLRGPLSCLSTARYGISWGALGAAMDCYDTALRYTKQRKQFGKPIAGFQLQQKKLAEMITEITKAQLLVWRLGVLKNENKATAAQISMAKRNNVAMALDVAREARQMLGGMGITGEYSIMRHMMNLESVVTYEGTHDIHLLITGADVTGIDAFK; from the coding sequence ATGCCAAACGATCTTTTTGAAGGAGTAGATTATTTTCAGTTAGACGACCTGCTTACAACCGAGCACAAGTTGATTCGCGATACTGTTCGTCAATTTGTAAAGCAGGAAATTTCTCCCATTATTGAAGAATATGCACAAAAAGCAGAAACTCCGAAACACCTGATTAAAGGGTTGGCAGAAATTGGCGCTTTTGGCCCGACAATACCGGTTGAATACGGCGGCGGCGGACTCGATAATATTGCCTACGGATTAATTATGCAGGAAATAGAAAGAGGCGATAGCGGTATTCGCTCATTAGTGAGTGTGCAAGGAAGTTTAGTGATGTATCCGATTTATACTTTCGGCAGTGAAGCACAACGCAAAAAATATTTACCAAAATTAGGTAGTGGAGAAATGATTGGCTGCTTCGGATTAACAGAGCCCGACCATGGTTCAGATCCGGGAAGTATGATTACTAATATTAAAGATAAAGGCGATCATTATTTATTGAACGGCGCAAAAATGTGGATTAGTAATTCACCCTTTGCTGACATTGCAGTGGTTTGGGCAAAAGATGAAGAAGGAAAAATTCGCGGTTTAATTGTTGAACGCGGAATGGAAGGATTTACAACGCCTGAAACGCATGGCAAATGGAGTTTAAGAGCCAGTGCAACAGGTGAACTGGTTTTTGATAATGTGAAAGTGCCAAAAGAAAATATTTTTCCAGAAATAAAAGGATTACGTGGACCTTTAAGCTGTTTATCTACTGCGCGTTACGGAATTAGCTGGGGTGCATTAGGAGCGGCTATGGATTGTTACGACACAGCATTACGTTATACCAAACAACGTAAACAATTTGGCAAACCAATTGCCGGTTTCCAGTTGCAACAAAAAAAATTAGCTGAAATGATTACCGAAATTACCAAAGCACAATTATTGGTTTGGCGATTAGGGGTATTAAAAAATGAAAATAAAGCAACAGCTGCACAAATTTCGATGGCGAAACGTAACAACGTTGCTATGGCATTAGATGTAGCACGTGAAGCACGTCAAATGCTTGGTGGTATGGGTATTACCGGCGAATATTCCATTATGCGTCACATGATGAATCTGGAAAGTGTTGTTACTTATGAAGGAACACATGATATCCATTTACTCATTACCGGCGCTGATGTTACCGGAATAGATGCATTTAAATAA
- the mtnA gene encoding S-methyl-5-thioribose-1-phosphate isomerase — MNIKGKHYQTIWLHPDNENIVQIIDQRWLPHQFVIADLKTVDDVCIAIKDMWVRGAPLIGAAAAWGMYLATVEVPASCARDFFFEECYGRLLKTRPTAVNLKWALDEMLKAITGNDSIIESKWYAKTRAQWITQDDIKTNTEIGEHGVELLKNIAANKNGAPVNILTHCNAGWLATVDRGTATAPIYKAAELGIPVHVYVSETRPRNQGAQLTAWEFVENNIPHTLIADNTAGHLLQNNMVDIVLVGTDRTSRTGDVANKIGTYLKALAAFDNQIPFYVAAPSSSIDFSMRNAFKELIIETRNPDEVKYVQGLSEGKIKNVLIAPESTPAINYAFDITPSKYVTGLITERGLCPATEVGIIDLFPGK; from the coding sequence ATGAACATTAAAGGTAAACATTATCAAACAATCTGGTTACATCCCGATAACGAAAATATCGTGCAAATTATTGACCAGCGCTGGCTTCCGCATCAATTTGTTATTGCCGATTTAAAAACTGTTGATGATGTTTGTATAGCCATAAAAGATATGTGGGTTAGAGGTGCACCGCTTATTGGTGCCGCTGCAGCATGGGGAATGTATCTTGCAACTGTTGAAGTGCCCGCAAGTTGTGCGCGCGATTTCTTTTTTGAAGAATGTTATGGCCGTCTGCTTAAAACCAGACCAACAGCAGTTAATTTAAAATGGGCATTAGATGAAATGTTGAAAGCAATTACCGGCAACGATTCTATTATTGAATCAAAATGGTATGCTAAAACAAGAGCTCAATGGATTACACAAGATGATATCAAAACCAATACTGAAATTGGTGAACATGGTGTTGAATTATTAAAAAATATTGCAGCTAATAAAAATGGCGCACCGGTAAATATTCTAACACATTGTAATGCAGGCTGGCTGGCCACAGTTGACCGCGGTACTGCAACAGCGCCAATTTATAAAGCTGCAGAATTAGGTATTCCTGTACACGTTTACGTAAGCGAAACACGTCCCCGCAATCAGGGCGCACAACTTACTGCATGGGAATTTGTGGAAAATAATATTCCGCATACGTTAATTGCAGATAATACTGCCGGCCATTTATTACAAAATAATATGGTGGATATTGTATTAGTTGGCACCGACCGCACATCACGAACCGGTGATGTTGCAAATAAAATCGGTACTTATTTAAAGGCGCTTGCTGCTTTCGATAATCAAATTCCGTTTTATGTTGCAGCACCATCTTCCAGTATCGATTTTTCTATGCGCAATGCATTTAAAGAATTAATTATTGAAACCAGAAATCCGGATGAAGTAAAATATGTGCAGGGATTAAGTGAAGGAAAAATAAAAAATGTGCTCATTGCTCCCGAATCTACACCGGCAATTAATTATGCTTTTGATATCACACCTTCCAAATATGTAACCGGATTGATTACTGAACGTGGCCTTTGTCCCGCAACTGAAGTAGGCATAATCGATTTGTTTCCAGGAAAGTAA
- a CDS encoding YitT family protein: MNSWWKKVFINNVFKDLKRKGKTATTVTQYELARRIQILKINVKFNLKSGILLLLGVLSAGFGLKSFLLPSEFIDGGAVGISLLIAEISNLPLPILLIIINLPFVFLGFKTIGNEFAIKTILGIIALAIAVAVIPYPIITEDKLLVAIFGGFFLGIGIGLAMRGGGVIDGTEVLAINISKRIGTSVGDIILIINIIIFSVAAYVLSLETAMYSILTYLAASKTVDFILEGIEEYTGVTVISKRSETIRKMITEKLGRGVTIINGKSGYGTHGHSNNAIDIVYTVVTRLEVSKLNSEIEKIDKDAFIVMSSIRDTKGGMIKKRVHKHD, from the coding sequence ATGAATTCATGGTGGAAAAAAGTATTTATAAATAATGTATTTAAAGATTTAAAGCGAAAAGGGAAAACAGCCACAACGGTTACGCAGTATGAACTGGCGCGTAGGATACAAATCCTGAAAATAAATGTAAAATTTAATCTTAAGAGTGGTATTCTGTTGTTATTGGGTGTTTTGAGTGCAGGCTTTGGATTAAAAAGTTTTTTGCTGCCTAGCGAATTTATCGACGGCGGCGCAGTCGGCATCTCATTATTAATTGCGGAAATATCAAATTTGCCACTGCCAATTTTATTGATAATTATAAATCTACCATTTGTTTTTTTAGGATTTAAAACGATTGGGAATGAATTTGCTATCAAAACAATTTTGGGTATTATAGCATTAGCTATCGCTGTTGCCGTTATTCCTTATCCGATTATTACAGAAGATAAATTACTGGTCGCCATTTTTGGAGGTTTCTTTTTAGGTATTGGAATTGGTTTAGCGATGAGGGGAGGGGGTGTTATTGATGGCACCGAAGTTTTAGCAATAAATATCAGTAAACGAATTGGTACCAGTGTGGGCGATATTATTTTAATTATTAATATCATCATATTTTCTGTAGCTGCTTACGTATTATCACTGGAAACAGCAATGTATTCCATTTTAACCTACCTCGCTGCTTCAAAAACAGTTGATTTTATTTTGGAAGGTATAGAAGAATACACTGGTGTAACCGTGATATCCAAACGCTCAGAAACCATCCGGAAAATGATTACCGAAAAACTAGGACGCGGCGTTACAATTATAAACGGTAAAAGCGGTTATGGCACTCACGGACATTCAAACAATGCTATAGATATCGTATACACAGTGGTTACACGCCTCGAAGTAAGTAAACTCAACTCGGAAATCGAAAAAATTGACAAGGATGCCTTTATCGTAATGAGTTCAATTCGCGATACCAAAGGCGGCATGATAAAAAAACGTGTCCACAAACACGATTGA
- a CDS encoding LptF/LptG family permease: MKKISDYIFLPFRRWISITDIYVIKKFFVSTVFAHIIIISIAIVIDLSEKTEKFVERSAPTMEIVQYYLDFIPFITSILAPLLIFLAVIFFTSRMAYNSEIIAMFNSGMNFRRFLRPYIFCGIAAVAVLLYANYWMVPETNKRKLAFEDKYIHAPKNYGNNKHLKINKNTFISLERFKFKNNEGYNFSLEEFKGSGENRELVRKINASKIIYLKEQDAWRIVDYKYWEIKSPSEKYTEGKQMDTTLNLLPKDFDEDIRIKDVLNYEEMEEYIAEKKAEGTGELEYYTVEQYRRASSAISALILVIMGAALGSKKIRGGNWFNIIAGVALSALYIFFMQFSTSFSINSDLHPIIGTNIPNILFAFVALLLVRYASK, encoded by the coding sequence GTGAAAAAAATTAGTGATTATATCTTTTTACCGTTTCGACGCTGGATTAGCATTACGGATATTTACGTAATCAAAAAATTCTTTGTCTCAACTGTATTTGCGCATATCATCATTATTTCTATAGCCATTGTAATTGACCTTTCTGAAAAAACAGAAAAATTTGTTGAGCGCAGTGCTCCTACCATGGAGATTGTTCAATATTATCTCGATTTTATTCCGTTTATCACATCTATTCTTGCCCCGCTGCTTATATTTCTGGCAGTGATATTTTTTACTTCCCGCATGGCGTATAACAGCGAAATTATTGCCATGTTTAACAGTGGGATGAATTTCAGGCGTTTCCTGCGACCGTATATTTTTTGCGGGATTGCGGCAGTTGCTGTTTTATTATATGCAAATTATTGGATGGTTCCTGAAACGAATAAACGCAAATTAGCATTTGAAGATAAATATATTCACGCTCCCAAAAATTACGGAAACAATAAACATCTTAAAATAAATAAAAATACATTTATTTCACTTGAGCGATTTAAGTTTAAAAATAACGAAGGTTATAATTTTTCGCTGGAAGAATTTAAAGGCAGCGGTGAAAATCGCGAACTGGTCCGGAAAATAAATGCATCCAAAATTATTTATTTAAAAGAGCAGGATGCCTGGCGTATTGTTGACTATAAATATTGGGAGATAAAAAGCCCTTCGGAAAAATATACGGAAGGCAAACAAATGGACACCACACTGAATTTATTACCTAAAGATTTTGATGAAGATATTCGTATTAAAGATGTGTTGAATTACGAAGAGATGGAGGAATATATCGCAGAAAAAAAGGCTGAAGGAACAGGCGAACTCGAGTACTATACTGTGGAACAATACCGAAGGGCATCTTCAGCAATTTCTGCACTCATTTTAGTAATTATGGGTGCTGCTTTGGGTTCAAAAAAAATACGTGGTGGAAACTGGTTTAATATTATTGCCGGTGTGGCTTTAAGTGCATTATATATTTTCTTTATGCAGTTTTCTACTTCCTTCTCTATTAATAGCGACCTGCATCCGATTATTGGGACTAATATTCCGAATATTCTGTTTGCGTTTGTTGCGTTGTTGCTGGTGCGGTATGCTAGTAAATGA
- the mqnB gene encoding futalosine hydrolase, translating into MKLLLTAATRNEIAPLLGDVHCAVGQIVEVNMESGKSISVLITGVGSAAMIFQLTRLLAVTRYDLVVQAGIAGAFDRNLELGSVVQITSDRFAQTGAEDGAEFMDIFEMGLADANTYPFKNGWLQPLPPKNSNPLAIKQVNGISVETVHGHVPHIERIIEKYHPEIESMEGASFFYTCMQMHIDCLQIRSISNYVEKRNKLNWNIPLAVEQLNKHLKDLLNDIIS; encoded by the coding sequence ATGAAATTGCTTTTGACTGCCGCCACCCGAAATGAAATTGCACCATTATTGGGTGATGTGCACTGTGCAGTGGGTCAGATTGTGGAAGTAAACATGGAATCCGGAAAATCGATTTCCGTTTTAATTACCGGCGTTGGAAGTGCTGCCATGATATTTCAATTGACCCGTTTATTGGCTGTTACCCGCTACGATTTGGTAGTTCAGGCCGGGATTGCCGGTGCTTTTGACAGAAATCTTGAATTAGGCTCGGTAGTGCAGATTACTAGCGATCGCTTTGCGCAAACCGGCGCAGAGGATGGTGCAGAATTTATGGATATTTTTGAGATGGGTTTGGCTGATGCCAATACTTATCCTTTTAAAAATGGGTGGCTGCAACCGTTACCACCAAAAAACAGCAATCCACTCGCTATAAAACAGGTAAACGGTATTAGTGTTGAAACCGTACATGGACATGTTCCGCATATTGAACGCATTATTGAAAAATATCATCCTGAAATAGAAAGTATGGAAGGTGCATCATTTTTTTATACCTGCATGCAAATGCATATCGACTGTTTGCAAATTCGTTCCATTTCTAATTATGTAGAAAAAAGAAATAAATTGAACTGGAATATTCCGCTCGCTGTTGAACAACTTAACAAACACCTTAAAGACCTTCTTAACGACATTATTTCATGA
- a CDS encoding 1,4-dihydroxy-6-naphthoate synthase, with protein sequence MKLTLAYSPCPNDTFIFDALAHQKIDTEGLTFEIIHDDVESLNRNALEGNYDITKLSYHAYAYVSANYQLLTAGSALGRGCGPLMISKDDIPRSKIEFCLIGIPGKLTTANFLLSMAFPEAATKKEMVFNTIEDGLLNEAIDIGLIIHENRFTYLHKGLKKIIDLGEWWEQKYQLPIPLGGIVTRRDFDQDLKSKINRVLKRSVEYALANPAQTMDYVRAHAQEMEEAVMQQHIHLYVNDFSVDLGEEGKAAIEALYAVAGDKKIIPNMYYPIFVE encoded by the coding sequence ATGAAATTAACTTTAGCTTATTCGCCCTGCCCTAACGATACCTTTATTTTTGATGCATTAGCACACCAAAAAATTGATACGGAAGGATTAACATTTGAAATTATTCATGATGATGTTGAATCGTTAAACAGAAATGCACTGGAAGGCAATTATGATATTACAAAATTAAGTTATCATGCGTATGCTTATGTAAGTGCAAATTATCAGTTATTAACCGCAGGTTCCGCCTTGGGTCGTGGTTGTGGGCCGTTAATGATTTCGAAAGATGATATTCCACGTTCGAAAATTGAATTTTGTTTAATTGGCATTCCCGGTAAATTAACCACTGCTAATTTTTTATTGTCGATGGCATTTCCTGAAGCTGCCACAAAAAAGGAAATGGTATTTAATACGATTGAAGATGGCTTATTAAATGAAGCAATAGATATCGGATTAATTATACATGAAAACCGATTTACTTATTTGCATAAAGGATTAAAAAAAATAATTGACCTTGGTGAATGGTGGGAACAAAAATATCAGTTACCCATTCCTTTAGGTGGTATTGTTACACGTCGTGATTTTGATCAGGACTTAAAATCAAAAATAAACCGCGTGCTGAAACGCAGTGTGGAGTATGCTTTGGCGAATCCTGCACAAACAATGGATTACGTACGCGCACATGCTCAGGAAATGGAAGAAGCTGTAATGCAACAACATATTCATTTATATGTAAACGATTTTAGTGTTGATTTAGGTGAAGAAGGCAAAGCTGCTATTGAAGCCTTGTATGCCGTTGCCGGAGATAAAAAAATAATTCCGAATATGTATTATCCCATTTTTGTGGAATAA
- a CDS encoding glycosyltransferase, with protein sequence MFFYLRLANYKPKTVQVTQYPPVSIIICARNEDTNLKKNLPKILAQDYPAFEVIVVDDNSEDGTTEYLFFLSQKEPRLKRTKTGNSNRMMAGKKFPLTLGLKAAANELVLLTDADCYPASNQWLKTMVSGYAGGKEIVLGYGAYEKQPGALNRRIRYETVLTAINYLSFALARLPYMGVGRNLSYNKTLFFNTNGFFDHRHIPSGDDDLFINKVATKRNTEIVITPDAFTYSEPKETRDEWIEQKTRHLSTAKFYRFKHKFWLGLQPISHILFWITSVYLLCILFAYWYIVAAAFVLRWILLRYTFTQAMNKLDEKDLKPYIEWYDFIQIGYYFRFAKAALVKTKYRWD encoded by the coding sequence TTGTTTTTTTATTTACGCCTTGCGAATTACAAACCGAAAACTGTTCAAGTAACACAGTATCCGCCGGTTTCAATTATCATTTGCGCAAGAAATGAAGATACCAATCTGAAAAAGAATTTACCAAAAATTTTAGCTCAGGATTATCCTGCATTTGAAGTGATTGTGGTAGATGATAATTCAGAAGATGGTACTACAGAATACTTATTTTTTCTTTCGCAAAAAGAACCGCGCTTAAAAAGAACAAAAACCGGTAACAGTAACAGAATGATGGCCGGAAAAAAATTCCCTTTAACATTGGGCTTAAAAGCTGCCGCCAACGAATTGGTTTTATTAACCGATGCCGATTGTTATCCTGCATCCAATCAGTGGCTAAAAACAATGGTTAGCGGATATGCAGGCGGAAAAGAAATTGTTTTAGGTTATGGCGCTTATGAAAAACAACCCGGTGCTTTAAACCGAAGAATACGGTACGAAACAGTTTTAACTGCCATAAATTATTTATCATTTGCCCTTGCACGTTTGCCTTATATGGGGGTTGGAAGAAATCTCTCGTATAACAAAACATTATTTTTTAATACCAACGGCTTTTTCGATCATCGCCATATTCCGAGTGGTGATGATGATTTATTTATAAATAAAGTCGCTACTAAACGCAATACGGAAATTGTTATAACACCCGATGCATTTACTTATTCGGAACCAAAAGAAACCAGAGACGAGTGGATTGAACAAAAAACGCGTCACCTGAGTACCGCTAAATTTTATCGTTTTAAACATAAATTCTGGTTAGGGCTGCAACCCATTTCGCATATTTTATTCTGGATTACGTCTGTTTATTTATTATGCATACTTTTTGCCTATTGGTATATCGTTGCAGCAGCGTTTGTATTACGCTGGATTTTGTTGAGATATACCTTTACGCAGGCAATGAATAAATTGGATGAAAAAGATTTAAAACCCTATATCGAATGGTACGATTTTATTCAAATAGGGTATTATTTCCGATTCGCTAAGGCGGCATTGGTAAAAACAAAATATAGATGGGATTAA
- the dnaB gene encoding replicative DNA helicase: MADFDNNQTNQYKRNERKRNQADLSSVVYGKVPPQAPDLEEAVLGAFMIDRDAVTNAIEILRSESFYDDRHRIIFSAIRRLFEKTQPIDLLTVTEELRKMGQLEEAGGPFYVTSLTNRVASAAHIEHHARIVTQKFIQRELIRISSEIVHDSYEDTTDVFELLDKAEQNLFNIADKNLRTSYNEINNLLSATIKEIDEARKHEDSLTGCPSGFSALDRVTGGWQKSDLIIVAARPAMGKTAFTLSLARNAAVDFKKGVAIFSLEMSSQQLVKRLLSAETEIPAEKIIKGHLAEHEMVQLVKLSGKLGEAPIFIDDTPAINIFELRAKCRRLKMQHDIQLVVIDYLQLMTASDSNKGGGNREQEISQISRSLKSIAKELNIPIIALSQLSRKVEDRGGSKRPMLSDLRESGAIEQDADLVCFLYRPEYYGLDVDENGLPTKGIGEVMIAKHRNGALENVRVRFVDKFIKFVDLDEMYTPNNLTPLANVITENKATITRKSKMDDMDNIDMSEEPPF, translated from the coding sequence ATGGCAGATTTCGATAACAACCAGACCAATCAATATAAAAGAAACGAACGCAAACGCAACCAGGCCGACCTGTCGAGTGTAGTGTACGGAAAAGTACCACCTCAGGCGCCGGATTTGGAGGAAGCGGTTTTAGGGGCGTTTATGATCGACCGGGATGCTGTTACCAATGCCATTGAAATTTTGCGTTCTGAAAGTTTTTATGACGACAGACATAGAATTATTTTTTCTGCGATAAGAAGATTATTCGAAAAAACGCAACCTATTGACTTACTTACAGTTACTGAAGAACTACGAAAAATGGGGCAGCTGGAAGAAGCAGGCGGACCATTTTATGTTACCTCATTAACGAATCGTGTTGCATCAGCGGCGCATATTGAACATCATGCACGTATTGTTACGCAAAAATTTATTCAGCGCGAATTAATTCGCATTTCCAGTGAAATTGTGCACGATTCATATGAAGACACTACCGACGTGTTTGAATTATTAGATAAAGCAGAACAAAACCTGTTTAACATTGCTGATAAAAACTTACGGACAAGTTATAATGAAATTAACAATTTGCTAAGTGCAACTATTAAAGAAATTGATGAGGCAAGAAAACATGAAGATTCACTTACCGGTTGTCCTTCCGGATTTAGTGCCCTCGATCGTGTTACAGGCGGTTGGCAGAAATCGGATTTAATTATTGTGGCTGCTCGACCTGCAATGGGTAAAACCGCGTTCACATTATCACTTGCGCGAAATGCAGCGGTTGACTTCAAAAAAGGTGTTGCTATTTTTTCGCTCGAGATGAGCTCGCAACAATTGGTAAAACGTTTGTTAAGTGCTGAAACTGAAATCCCCGCAGAAAAAATTATTAAAGGTCACCTCGCTGAACATGAAATGGTTCAATTGGTGAAATTATCAGGTAAACTCGGTGAAGCACCAATTTTTATAGATGATACTCCCGCCATCAACATTTTTGAATTACGCGCTAAATGTCGTCGTTTGAAAATGCAACATGATATTCAACTGGTCGTAATCGACTACTTACAATTAATGACCGCTTCCGATTCAAATAAAGGTGGTGGAAACCGCGAACAGGAAATTAGTCAAATTTCACGTTCATTAAAATCAATTGCGAAAGAATTAAATATTCCGATCATTGCACTTTCTCAGTTATCGCGTAAAGTGGAAGATCGTGGAGGCAGCAAACGTCCAATGTTATCCGATTTACGTGAGTCTGGAGCTATTGAGCAGGATGCCGATTTGGTTTGTTTCTTGTATCGCCCTGAATATTATGGTTTAGATGTAGATGAAAATGGTTTGCCAACAAAAGGTATCGGTGAGGTAATGATTGCAAAACACAGAAATGGTGCCCTGGAAAATGTTCGTGTTCGTTTCGTAGATAAATTCATCAAATTCGTTGACCTCGATGAGATGTATACACCAAATAATCTCACACCACTTGCAAACGTAATAACCGAAAATAAAGCAACCATCACCCGCAAATCAAAAATGGATGATATGGACAATATCGACATGAGCGAGGAACCTCCGTTTTGA